From Streptomyces sp. SAI-135:
TCCCACCTGCTGCGCGACCACCACGGGCGCGGTGACCGCGTCGCCCGGGAGCGCGGGCTGACGGGTCTCGGTGACCGGCTGCGGATGAACATCGCCGCGGACTGCGAGATCAACGACGACGCGTACGGCGACGGACTGGTCGGGCCCGAGGGCGCCGTGCGGCCCTGGCGGCTGAAGCTGCCCGAGGGAAAGCTCATGGAGGAGTACCTGAGCGGGATCAGCCTCGGTGCGCTCCCCCTCGACCTGTCCTGGCTGGACTGCGGCAGCGGCGCCGACGGCCTGGACCGCCCGTGGGACCTGGGCCCGGAGGGGGCGGACGGGCTGAGCGAGCAGGAGCGGGACGCGGTCCGCTTCCGGGTGGCGCAGGGCATCAGGGCGCGTCCCGGGAGCGCCCCGCGGGGCTGGCGGCGGTGGGCGGAGGAGGCGTTCCATCCGCCGCAGCCGTGGCGGGACCTGCTGGGCGCGGCGCTGCGTTCGGCGGCCTCCGGGTCCGGCGCGGGCGACGACTACAGCTACGGCCGTCCCTCGCGGCGCTCCGCGGGAACGCCCGGGGTGGTGCTGCCGAGTCTGCGGCGGCGGCCGCCGCGGGTCTGCGTGATCATCGACACCTCCGGCTCGGTCAGCGACGCCGAACTGGGCAGCGCCCTGCTGGAGGTGGCCGCGATCTCCCGTGCCGTGGGTGGCCGCCGGGACCTGGTCCGTGTTCTGTCGTGCGACGCGGCGGCCGGGGTCGTGCGTCCGCTGTGCCGGGCCGAGGGCATCGCGCTGGTCGGCGGCGGGGGCACCGACCTGCGCACGGGATTCGACAAGGCGTTGCGCTCGCGGCCCCGTCCGGACGTCGTCGTGGCCCTGACCGACGGCCAGACGCCCTGGCCTGACGCACGGCCCGCCTGCCGTACGGTCGTCGGCCTGTTCCCGAGGCCCGGCAGGAGCGGGGCGCGACGCGAGAACGACCCCGAGTACGTTCCCGACACACCGCCCGCCTGGGCCCGGGTGGTGGAGATCGGCCCGGCGTCCGTCGGGTAGCGGGGCAGCCGTGGGGTGGACGCGGGGGTGGTGGGCCACGAGATCATGGGGGCAGGCGGAGTCCGGAGCACATCGGGGGCCTGGGCGGGAGGAGTGCCATGACCAATGTCGACGTGCACCAGCATCTGTGGAGCCCGGCGCTGGTGACGGCCCTGCGGGCGCGCAGCGAGCCGCCGTACCTGGACGGCTGGACGCTGTATCTGGACGGCGAGCCGCCCTACGACCTCCCGCCCGCCGACCACGACACGGCCCTGCGCGCGGAGCTCGCCGCCACCGACGGCCTGGGGCTCGCACTGGTCTCCCTCTCGGCGCCGATCGGCGTGGAGTGGCTGCCCGCGGCCGAGGCACGGCCGCTCCTCGACGCCTATCACGAGGGCGCGGCCGCACTCCCCGGGCCCTTCGGGGCGTGGGCCGCCGCGTGTGTGCGGGACGTCGACGCCAGGACGACGGCCGACTGGCTGGACGAGGGGTTCGTCGGCCTCCAGCTGCCCGCCGACGCCCTTGCGGACGCGGCCGGTTACGCCCGCTGCGCGCCCCTGCTCGACCTGCTCGAGGAGCGCGACCTCCCGCTGTTCGTCCACCCCGGACCCGCGGCCGGTGGCGCCGCGGGGCCCGGCTGGTGGCCCGCGATGGTCCCCTACGTCCAGCAGATGCACGCCGCCTGGTTCGCCTTCCGCGCCTACGGCCGGCCCCGCCACCCCCGGCTGCGGGTGTGCTTCGCGCTGCTGGCCGGGCTCGCCCCGCTGCACGGGGAGCGGTTCGCCGCGCGCGGGGGCGGCGCGGCGGAGCCGGACCCGTCGGTCTTCGTCGAGACGTCCTCGTACGGGCCGCGCGCGGTCGAGTCCGTCGTGCGGGCCCTGGGCGTGGACGCCGTGGTCCAGGGCTCGGACCGGCCGTACGCGGAACCCCCGCAGCACCCGGGCCACGGGCTCGGCGGAGCGGCGGCCTACGCCTTCCGGATCGCCAACCCCCGACGGCTGCTCACCGGCAGGACCTGACGGCGGGCCTGGCTCCGACCAGGGGCGAGTCAATTATTGGCAACGGTTTTCATCAACCGGTCACCAAGCCTGTTTACGACAATCATTTCCATCTAGCGTGAGGGGGTCGTCAGAACCGCGCTTGGAGGATCCATGTCCACGTCCCCGTCCCGCCGCACGGCGCTGCTCGTCGGCGCCTCCGTCGCCCTGCTGGCGGGCTGCGGCAGTTCCTCGGACTCCGGGAGCGACGGGAGCGCCTCCGCGGCCCCGGCCGCGGCGTCCAGGGTCGCCGTCGTCGCCTCCACCGACGTCTACGGCGACATCGTCTCGCGCATAGGCGGCGACAAGGTCTCCGTCACCTCGGTCATCACCGACCCCGACCAGGACCCGCACTCCTACGAGGCCAGCACCCAGAACCAGTTGGCGCTCTCGAAGGCGAAGGTCGTCGTCGAGAACGGCGGCGGCTACGACGACTTCGTGGACCGGATGCTGAAGAGCGGCGGCAACTCCTCCGCCGAGGTGATCAACGCGGTGAAGGTCTCCGGCAGGACCGCTCCCGAGGGCGGTGAGCTCAACGAGCACGTCTGGTACGACTTCCCGGCGGTCGCGAGGATCGCCGACCGCATCGCCGCCGCCCTCGGCAGGGCCGACCCCGCGAACGCCGACGCCTACACGAAGAACGCCGACGCCTTCAAGGCGGACCTGAAGCCGCTGGAGGCCAAGGAGGCGCAGATCAGGAAGGAGCACGGCGGAGCGGCGATCGCCGTCACCGAGCCCGTGCCGCTGTACATGACCGAGGCGAGCGGCCTGGTCGACAGGACGCCCGCCGAGTTCAGCGAGGCCATCGAGGAGGGCGACGACGTCTCCCCCAAGGTCCTGCGGGAGGCGCTCGCCCTGTTCTCCGGCAAGCAGGTCGAGGCACTGGTCTACAACGAACAGACCTCCGGCCCGCAGACCGAGAAGTCCGAGCAGGCGGCCGAGGCGGCGGGCATCCCCGTGGTCCCGGTGACGGAGACCCTGCCCAGCGGCAAGAACTACCTCACGTGGATGACCGGCAACGTCGACGCGCTCGCGAACGCGCTGGCCGAGTGAGCTCCGTCATCACCCTGCGCGCGGCCGCTCTCTCCTACGGCTCGCGTACGGTCTGGCACGACCTCGATCTCGACGTGCGGCCAGGGGAGTTCCTCGCCGTGCTCGGCCCGAACGGAGCGGGCAAGACCAGTTTCGTCCGGGCCCTGCTCGGCCGGCAGCCGCTGTCCGCCGGGGAGTTGACGGTCCTCGGCCGGGCTCCCCGGGAAGCCGCCCGGCATCTCGGTTACGTCCCCCAGCAGGCGGCCCTGTCCGCGCAGGCGCTGCTCCGCGCCCGCGACCTCGTGCGGTTCGGCATCGACGGCCACCGCTTCGGGCCCCGGCTGCGAACGGCCGCTGTACGCAGGCGCGTCGACGAGATCCTCGCCTCCGTGGGCGCCTCGGCGTACGCCGACGTGCCCGTCGGTCTGCTCTCGGGCGGCGAGCGCCAACGCGTGCGGGTCGGCCAGGCGCTGGCCACCGACCCCCGCGTCCTGCTGTGCGACGAGCCCCTGCTCTCCCTCGACCTGCACCACCAACGCGCGGTCACCGAGTTGGTGGACGCCCGGCGTCGCTCCCACGGCACGGCGGTGGTGTTCGTGACCCACGAGATCAACCCGGTGCTCGGCCTGGTGGACCGGGTGCTGTACCTGGCGCCGGGCGGCCATCGGATCGGCACCCCCGACGAGGTCCTCACCTCGACGTCCCTGTCCCGGCTGTACGGCACGCGCGTCGACGTCCTCCGGGTGCATGGCCGGGTCGTGGTGGTCGGCGCCCACGACGAACCCGCGCACCACCTGCCCGAGGAGGTCCGCTCATGAGCGTCTGGCACCAGATGTTCGACTTCGAGAACTACGGTGAACTCCTCGTCCTGGTCCGCAACTCGCTCGTCGCGGGAGCGGCCCTGGGTCTGGTCGGCGGCCTCGCCGGGGTCTTCGTCGCGATGCGCGACCTGCCGTTCGCGGTGCACGGCATCAGTGAGCTGTCCTTCGCGGGAGCCTCCGGGGCGCTGCTCCTTGGCACGAACATCGTGGCGGGCTCGATCACCGGCTCGCTCCTGGCGGCCGGCGCGATCGGGGTGCTCGGCACGCGGGCGCGGGACCGCAATGCCGTGATCGGCATCCTGATGCCGTTCGGACTGGGCCTGGGGGTGCTCTTCCTCGCCCTGTACAAGGGGCGGGCGGCGAACAAGTTCGGTCTGCTCACCGGACAGATCGTCGCCGTGGACACTCCGCAGACGACCTGGCTGCTGGTGACCTCGGCCGTGGTCCTGACCGCCCTCGCGGTGATGTGGCGACCGCTCGCGTTCGCCAGCGCCGACCCCGACGTGGCCGAGGCCCGCGGGGTGCCGGTGCGTGGGCTGTCCTTCGCCTTCATGATCGTGCTCGGCCTCGCGGTCGCCCTGTCCGTGCAGGTCGTGGGCGCCCTGCTGGTGCTCTCCCTGCTGATCACCCCGGCCGCGGCAGCCGCCCGCGTCACCGCCTCACCGGTCCTGCTGCCGCTGCTCAGCGTGGTCTTCGCCCTGGCGTCGATCGAGGGCGGCATCCTGCTGGCCCTCGGCAGCAGCGTCCCGATCAGCCCGTACGTCACGACGATCTCGTTCGCCCTCTACGCCGGCTGCGCCGCGGTCGGCAGGGGCCGGACCCGGCGCCGGGGCGCCCCGCGCACGGTTCCGGCACCGGTGTGAGACCCGCGCGCTACCCGTGCCGTTCCCGTACGGCCCGCGGGGAGGCCCCCAGCTCCCTGCGGCAGGTCTTGTTGAAGGCCTGGAGGTCGGGGATGCCGACGGTCGCCGCGATCGCCGGGATGGCCAGCGTCGAGGCGATGAGCAGGTGCCGGGCGCGTTCCATGCGGCGGCGCCGGATGTGGGCGACGACGGTGTGGCCGGTGGCCTCGCGGAACAGCCGGGTCAGATGGGTGTGCGAGACCCCGGCGGCACGGGCGATGCCGGGCACGGTGAGGGGGCCGGCCAGATGCTCCTCGATGTGGGCGATCGCCGCCCGCAGCGCGGGGTGCCGGGCCCGGTCCTCGCCGGCGCCGGCCAGGCCGGTCGTGCGCCACAGCACCGTCCACAGTTCGGCGGCGGCCCGGACCGGGGACTGCGTGCCCGCCGTGACCGTCTGCCGCAGCAGCCCGGTCAGCACCGCCGCCTCCGCGCCGGCGTCCTGCATCACCGGGACCCGGCGCCGCTCGCCGTCGCCCGGCAGCCGGAAGTGGGCGTACAGGTGCTCGCAGCGGGTGGCGTCGTAGTGGAAGTGCACCTCGGTGTCGGGCGGGACGAGGCTCACGTGTCCGGGGCGGATCGGGTGCCGGGAACCGCCGAGCTCCAGGGTGCCCGAGTAGCCGTAGAGATGGAGCTGCCACAGGCGCGGGAGCCGGAACACGTCGTGCGGGCCCGCGGAGCCGTGGACGCCGATGCCCGCGTTCTCCACGTGGGGCGGCAGGTCGAGGGCGAGGTCGACGTGGCGGGTCATGGCGGAAAATTACCAGTGGTCGTCGATTTCATCCCACGACAGCGGTGACGGTGGTTCCTACGGTTGCCGTATGTCAACCACACGACAGCTGCTGAACTCCGTCGAGGTGGCGCGGTTCGTGGCCCACGGCTTCCTGCGCCTGGACGGCATCGTGCCCCGGGAGATGAACGAGGAGGCGTTCGGGGTCTTCGCCGCCGGTCTGCCCTCCGTGCCGTACGGCACTCCCGTCCCGAAGGCGTTCCCCGAGGGCTCCTTCGCCCGCCGGCTCGTCGAACTGCCCGCCGTCGCGGGAGCGCTCGAAAGCCTGGTGGGCCCGGATCCGACCGTCGACCACCACTTCGTGCACACCCGTGAGCCTCGCGAGGGCAGCGCACAGCCGCTGCACGCCGACGCCGTCATCGATCTGCGGACCGACGCGTTCGACGTCCAGCTCATGTACTACCCGCAGGAGGTCACGGCCGAGATGGGCGGCACGCTCATCGTGCCCGGCAGCCACCTGCGCCGCACCAACGAGTCCGACACCGGCCGCTACCAGAACCTGCGCGGCCAGACCCGGCTGACCTGCCCGGCCGGGACGGTGGTCCTGCTGCACCACGGGATCTGGCACGGCGGGCGGCGCAACGACAGCGACACCGTCCGCCACATGTACAAGATCCGCTTCAACCCGACCGTGCCGCAGGTACGGCTGTGGGACACCGCGGACCTGGACGCGCCCGCCGTCCGGAAGGAACTGGAGCGCGGCTTCCCCTGGTACGAGCAGGCCACCGGCCGGCTGGAGATCCTCAACCGGATCAGGCTGTGGCGCGCCCTGTCCGGAGATCCCGCGTTCGACATCGAGTACTGGGCCACCCGTATCGCCAACCGGCCCGCCGCACCGAGGAGCCAGGCGTGACCATGTCCACCAGCACCACCACCGTGCGCCAGCAGGTTCTCGTCCTGTACCTGGACACCTCCGCGCTCGACTCGCGGGTCGTCGGCTGGGCCCGTTACGACGGCACCGGCACCACCCGCCCCACGACCGGGGACAGCGACGAGCCGCCGTACGGGACGGGCGTCGCCGCGCTGGAGGACGGCTGGCGGCTGTTCCAGGCCGCGCAGCTCGTGCCGCCGTATCCGGGGACGGAGCACGAGACGTCGTTCCTCAAGCACGAGTTCTTCTTCGAGAAGCTGGTGAGCGGCGGATGAGACGCAGCTCATAGCCTCGACACGCCGGAATATGGTCCAATACGCCATAAGTATGACGAATCGGACTCCGGATCCTCGAGGAATCACACCAGATGAGCCACCCCCGTCTGTCCGCTCGCTCCGCCCCCTTCCTGTCCTCGCGGACGCTGCGGGAGCTGTCGGAGGCGGCCCGGGCGGCGGGGACGGGGGAGGTGCTCGACGAACTGTGGACGGCCCGCCGGTTCCTGGACGGGACACCGGCGGCCGTCGCCGTCCTGGACGCGGACCTGCGCTACCTGTACCTCAACGACACTCTGGCCGAGGTCAACGGACTGCCCGTGGAGGAACACCTCGGCCGTCCCATGCCGGAGGTGGTCCCCGGCTCCGGGCCCTCGGCGGAGGTGGCCCGTGAGGTGCTGAGCACCGGACGGCCGCAGACCGTCGTGTTCGACGGCCGGGTGCCCGATCACACGGTGGACGTGCCCCGCTGGTGGCTGGGCGCCTTCCACCGGCTGGAGGCGGAGGACGGCGTGATCCTCGGGGTCGCCGCCGTCGTCATGGAGGTCACCGAGGGCATCCGGCAGCGCGAGTCGCTGCGGCGGGCCCAGGAGCGGCTGGAACTGCTGGAGGAGACCGCCACCCGGGTCGGCGGCACCCTCGACGCGGCCGAGGCCTGCCAGGCCCTGACCGACCTGCTGGTGCCGCGCTTCGCCGACTACGCGGCCGTGGACGTGCTCGACCCCGAGGGCACCCGCCGGGCGCCGGCCACCCCCGTCCCGGTGCGGCTGCGGCGCATGGCGGTGACCGCCGCTCCCGGCACGCCCGACCCGCTCAGCCCCGTGACCCGGAGCGGCGAGGTGATCTTCCACCAGGCCGGCTCGTCGATGTCCCAGGTGCTGACCGGGCACCGGCCCGTGGTGCTCAACCGGCCCGACGACGACACCGTGCGCCGGTTCGCCCCGACGCGGCAGCGGCTGGAGCGCTACCGCGCCCTGCACCTGCACTCCGTGGCCTACCTGCCCCTCATGGTCGGCGGCGAACCCGTCGGGGCGGTCATGCTCGGCCGCAGGGCGCGCTCCCCCGAGTTCGCGCCGGACGACGTCGAGCTTCTGGAACTGCTGACCGCACGGGCCGCGACGGGCATCGGGCACGCCCTGCGCTACACCCATGAGCACGAGACCGCGCTGGAGATGCAGCGCGCCTTCCTGGCCACCCCGCACACACCGGGGCCGGGCGTGGAGATCGCCAGCCGTTATCTGCCCGCCGGGCGGGGTGCGGAGGTGGGCGGCGACTGGTTCGACGCGGTGGCACTGCCCTCCGGACGCACCCTGCTGGTGGTCGGGGACGTGATGGGGCACGGGGTGCGGGCCGCCGCCGCCATGAGCGAGTACCGCTCACTGCTGCGCGCGCTGGCGCTTCAGGGGCTCGCCCCCGACCGGCTGCTCACCGAGGCGGACCGCACCGCCCACGCGCTCGACCTGGACCGCGTCGCCACCTGTGTGCTGGCCCTCCTGGATCCCGCCGCCGAGGAGGTCGTGCTGGCGACGGCCGGCCATGTCCCGCCCCTCCTGGTGAGACCGGGGGCCGCCCCCGAACTCGCCGACCTGCCCGTCGGACCTCCCCTGGGCACGGGTTCCGGCGGCCACGAGAGCCGGCACTGCGCGATGCCGCCGGGCACCCTGCTGCTGGCCTACACCGACGGGCTCGTGGAGCGGCGCGGCGAGGACATCGACACGGGGCTCGCCGCCCTCGCCGGCCTCCCCGTCACCTCCGGACACGCCCTCCCGGACATCCTCACCACCGTCGTCGACGGGCTGGCCCCGGCGAAGTCGGAGGACGACGTGACCCTGCTGGCGGCCCGCACCCACTGAGCCCGGCGGGCCCGCACCGAGGCGCCCGACCGGAGCCCGCGGGTCCGCTCCCCGCGTCATCTTCGGCCTCCCGAAGGCCAGTTGTGGTCCGGCGGACGGTCTCTTCGGTATGGCGTTCGGTCAACGGGAGGCAGTCCCGAAGACCCCCGCGTCCGGCCCCCGCCCCGCGCATACGTTCCAGGCGTCCGGCGGACGGACCCGACCACGGGCCCGCCGCGATCCACAGGAACTCTGGGAGGCACCGTGGCGAGTGTGGAAGTGTCGCTGAAGGAGATGATGGCCGGAACGGAAGGGGCGCTGGCGGCCGCGGTGGTCGACTACACCAGCGGGATGGCGCTGGGCACCCTGGGCGGCGGAAAGGACCTGGACACGACGGTTGCCGC
This genomic window contains:
- a CDS encoding SpoIIE family protein phosphatase, translated to MSHPRLSARSAPFLSSRTLRELSEAARAAGTGEVLDELWTARRFLDGTPAAVAVLDADLRYLYLNDTLAEVNGLPVEEHLGRPMPEVVPGSGPSAEVAREVLSTGRPQTVVFDGRVPDHTVDVPRWWLGAFHRLEAEDGVILGVAAVVMEVTEGIRQRESLRRAQERLELLEETATRVGGTLDAAEACQALTDLLVPRFADYAAVDVLDPEGTRRAPATPVPVRLRRMAVTAAPGTPDPLSPVTRSGEVIFHQAGSSMSQVLTGHRPVVLNRPDDDTVRRFAPTRQRLERYRALHLHSVAYLPLMVGGEPVGAVMLGRRARSPEFAPDDVELLELLTARAATGIGHALRYTHEHETALEMQRAFLATPHTPGPGVEIASRYLPAGRGAEVGGDWFDAVALPSGRTLLVVGDVMGHGVRAAAAMSEYRSLLRALALQGLAPDRLLTEADRTAHALDLDRVATCVLALLDPAAEEVVLATAGHVPPLLVRPGAAPELADLPVGPPLGTGSGGHESRHCAMPPGTLLLAYTDGLVERRGEDIDTGLAALAGLPVTSGHALPDILTTVVDGLAPAKSEDDVTLLAARTH
- a CDS encoding metal ABC transporter ATP-binding protein, coding for MSSVITLRAAALSYGSRTVWHDLDLDVRPGEFLAVLGPNGAGKTSFVRALLGRQPLSAGELTVLGRAPREAARHLGYVPQQAALSAQALLRARDLVRFGIDGHRFGPRLRTAAVRRRVDEILASVGASAYADVPVGLLSGGERQRVRVGQALATDPRVLLCDEPLLSLDLHHQRAVTELVDARRRSHGTAVVFVTHEINPVLGLVDRVLYLAPGGHRIGTPDEVLTSTSLSRLYGTRVDVLRVHGRVVVVGAHDEPAHHLPEEVRS
- a CDS encoding amidohydrolase family protein encodes the protein MTNVDVHQHLWSPALVTALRARSEPPYLDGWTLYLDGEPPYDLPPADHDTALRAELAATDGLGLALVSLSAPIGVEWLPAAEARPLLDAYHEGAAALPGPFGAWAAACVRDVDARTTADWLDEGFVGLQLPADALADAAGYARCAPLLDLLEERDLPLFVHPGPAAGGAAGPGWWPAMVPYVQQMHAAWFAFRAYGRPRHPRLRVCFALLAGLAPLHGERFAARGGGAAEPDPSVFVETSSYGPRAVESVVRALGVDAVVQGSDRPYAEPPQHPGHGLGGAAAYAFRIANPRRLLTGRT
- a CDS encoding AraC family transcriptional regulator, producing the protein MTRHVDLALDLPPHVENAGIGVHGSAGPHDVFRLPRLWQLHLYGYSGTLELGGSRHPIRPGHVSLVPPDTEVHFHYDATRCEHLYAHFRLPGDGERRRVPVMQDAGAEAAVLTGLLRQTVTAGTQSPVRAAAELWTVLWRTTGLAGAGEDRARHPALRAAIAHIEEHLAGPLTVPGIARAAGVSHTHLTRLFREATGHTVVAHIRRRRMERARHLLIASTLAIPAIAATVGIPDLQAFNKTCRRELGASPRAVRERHG
- a CDS encoding VWA-like domain-containing protein, encoding MSGPVPGEGGRLDREKLFAARLHAARARPYLATALFALHTVESHRVPTMAVDRHWRCYVSPAFVDRMPVEELAGVWVHEVSHLLRDHHGRGDRVARERGLTGLGDRLRMNIAADCEINDDAYGDGLVGPEGAVRPWRLKLPEGKLMEEYLSGISLGALPLDLSWLDCGSGADGLDRPWDLGPEGADGLSEQERDAVRFRVAQGIRARPGSAPRGWRRWAEEAFHPPQPWRDLLGAALRSAASGSGAGDDYSYGRPSRRSAGTPGVVLPSLRRRPPRVCVIIDTSGSVSDAELGSALLEVAAISRAVGGRRDLVRVLSCDAAAGVVRPLCRAEGIALVGGGGTDLRTGFDKALRSRPRPDVVVALTDGQTPWPDARPACRTVVGLFPRPGRSGARRENDPEYVPDTPPAWARVVEIGPASVG
- a CDS encoding zinc ABC transporter substrate-binding protein, with the translated sequence MSTSPSRRTALLVGASVALLAGCGSSSDSGSDGSASAAPAAASRVAVVASTDVYGDIVSRIGGDKVSVTSVITDPDQDPHSYEASTQNQLALSKAKVVVENGGGYDDFVDRMLKSGGNSSAEVINAVKVSGRTAPEGGELNEHVWYDFPAVARIADRIAAALGRADPANADAYTKNADAFKADLKPLEAKEAQIRKEHGGAAIAVTEPVPLYMTEASGLVDRTPAEFSEAIEEGDDVSPKVLREALALFSGKQVEALVYNEQTSGPQTEKSEQAAEAAGIPVVPVTETLPSGKNYLTWMTGNVDALANALAE
- a CDS encoding phytanoyl-CoA dioxygenase family protein, whose protein sequence is MSTTRQLLNSVEVARFVAHGFLRLDGIVPREMNEEAFGVFAAGLPSVPYGTPVPKAFPEGSFARRLVELPAVAGALESLVGPDPTVDHHFVHTREPREGSAQPLHADAVIDLRTDAFDVQLMYYPQEVTAEMGGTLIVPGSHLRRTNESDTGRYQNLRGQTRLTCPAGTVVLLHHGIWHGGRRNDSDTVRHMYKIRFNPTVPQVRLWDTADLDAPAVRKELERGFPWYEQATGRLEILNRIRLWRALSGDPAFDIEYWATRIANRPAAPRSQA
- a CDS encoding metal ABC transporter permease, whose protein sequence is MSVWHQMFDFENYGELLVLVRNSLVAGAALGLVGGLAGVFVAMRDLPFAVHGISELSFAGASGALLLGTNIVAGSITGSLLAAGAIGVLGTRARDRNAVIGILMPFGLGLGVLFLALYKGRAANKFGLLTGQIVAVDTPQTTWLLVTSAVVLTALAVMWRPLAFASADPDVAEARGVPVRGLSFAFMIVLGLAVALSVQVVGALLVLSLLITPAAAAARVTASPVLLPLLSVVFALASIEGGILLALGSSVPISPYVTTISFALYAGCAAVGRGRTRRRGAPRTVPAPV